One Methylobacterium sp. AMS5 genomic region harbors:
- a CDS encoding GMC family oxidoreductase N-terminal domain-containing protein — protein MTVGPFDFIIVGGGTAGCVLANRLTADGRHRVLMLEAGPRDRSPWIHLPIGYGKTMFHKTLNWGFFTEPEPTMNGRRIYWPRGRTLGGSSSINGLIYVRGQAEDYDHWAALGNTGWSWKDVLPYFIRSEHNSHGAGPAHGADGPLWCSDIEHRHELIDTIIAGAGELGIRRTADFNAGDQEGVGYYQLFTRKGRRCSTAVAYLRPARGRRNLRVETGAQAVGLILEGRRAVGIRYRLKGRMYEARAATDVILAAGALQSPQLLMLSGIGPETEVARHNIPLVHALPGVGANLQDHLQIRLMYKVAKPITTNDDLRTVFGRARIGLRWLLTRSGPLAVGINQGGLFTRVMPGPGTPDVQFHFATLSADMAGGAPHPWSGCTFSVCQLRPESRGSVTLRSADPFAAPVMRANYLATETDRRCTVEGIKFARRLAATSPLRTLLTEEVKPGPEVEGDEALLDFARATGATIFHPSGTCKMGSDPMAVTDARLRVHGIGGLRVVDCSIMPTLISGNTSAPVVMIAEKASEMILADARAGSAAVAVASDPLATTSSRHPAPAPEGSPA, from the coding sequence ATGACTGTCGGCCCCTTCGACTTCATCATCGTCGGCGGCGGGACTGCAGGTTGCGTCCTTGCGAACCGCCTCACGGCCGATGGTCGGCATCGGGTGCTGATGCTGGAGGCCGGTCCACGCGATCGTTCGCCCTGGATCCACCTTCCCATCGGCTACGGGAAGACGATGTTCCACAAGACCCTCAACTGGGGCTTCTTTACCGAACCGGAGCCGACCATGAACGGTCGGCGGATCTACTGGCCGCGCGGTCGGACACTGGGGGGCTCCTCGTCGATCAATGGCCTGATCTACGTTCGCGGCCAAGCGGAGGACTACGATCACTGGGCGGCGCTCGGGAATACGGGCTGGTCCTGGAAGGACGTCCTGCCCTACTTCATCCGCTCCGAGCACAATTCCCACGGCGCAGGACCCGCCCACGGCGCGGATGGGCCGCTCTGGTGCTCCGACATCGAGCATCGGCACGAACTCATCGATACGATCATTGCCGGCGCGGGCGAGCTCGGCATCCGCCGCACGGCGGACTTCAACGCGGGCGACCAGGAGGGCGTCGGCTACTACCAGCTCTTCACCCGCAAGGGCCGGCGCTGCAGCACCGCAGTCGCCTATCTTCGCCCGGCGCGCGGTCGTCGTAACCTTCGCGTCGAGACCGGCGCGCAGGCGGTCGGCCTGATCCTCGAAGGGCGCCGTGCGGTTGGGATCCGCTACCGGCTGAAGGGCCGGATGTACGAGGCGCGCGCCGCGACGGACGTGATCCTGGCCGCGGGTGCGCTGCAGAGCCCGCAGCTTCTCATGCTGTCGGGGATCGGACCCGAGACGGAGGTGGCGCGCCACAACATCCCCCTGGTGCACGCGCTGCCCGGCGTCGGTGCGAATCTGCAGGACCACCTGCAGATCCGGCTGATGTACAAGGTGGCCAAGCCGATCACGACGAATGACGACCTGCGCACCGTGTTCGGGAGGGCGCGGATCGGCCTGCGTTGGCTGCTGACACGCAGCGGTCCGCTGGCCGTCGGGATCAATCAGGGTGGCCTTTTCACCCGCGTCATGCCCGGGCCCGGCACGCCGGACGTGCAGTTCCACTTCGCCACGCTCTCGGCCGATATGGCCGGCGGCGCGCCCCATCCCTGGTCAGGCTGCACCTTTTCGGTCTGCCAGCTGCGCCCGGAATCCCGCGGGAGCGTGACTCTGCGCAGCGCCGACCCCTTCGCGGCGCCCGTCATGCGGGCCAACTACCTCGCGACCGAGACGGACCGGCGCTGCACCGTCGAGGGCATCAAGTTCGCCCGGCGCCTCGCCGCGACGTCCCCTCTGCGGACGCTGCTGACGGAAGAGGTCAAGCCGGGCCCGGAGGTCGAGGGCGACGAAGCCCTGCTCGATTTCGCGCGTGCGACGGGGGCCACGATCTTCCACCCCTCGGGGACGTGCAAGATGGGCTCGGACCCGATGGCGGTGACGGATGCGCGCCTGCGCGTCCACGGCATCGGCGGCCTGCGCGTCGTCGATTGTTCGATCATGCCGACCCTGATCTCCGGCAACACCAGCGCGCCCGTGGTCATGATCGCGGAGAAGGCCTCCGAAATGATTCTGGCCGATGCGCGGGCCGGTTCAGCGGCGGTCGCCGTCGCCTCCGACCCGCTGGCGACCACATCCAGCCGGCATCCCGCGCCGGCGCCAGAGGGGAGCCCGGCATGA
- a CDS encoding LysR substrate-binding domain-containing protein yields the protein MIPDLEIPLLRTFVAVVETGSITLAGRQVGRTQPAITHQMQRLEKALAKPLFQEDRRHLTLTREGEMLLGYARTLLGLNDEIRERFEAPDITGHVRLGVPDLYAAFLLPSVLSGFSRAYPQVEIELRCSRSVNLHAALQHEEIDIALMTRQPEFGRGTAVREEPLVWVAARDYVVTSNEALPLALLPAGSVYRQYALDALGQIGRSWNIAAVSDSIAGLQAAVYAGLAVSAFPLCALCPKVRRLGRSDGLPDMPHLEIVLQRKPSGITPAAEHLAEYMVAGIGSLGR from the coding sequence ATGATTCCGGATCTCGAGATCCCTCTCCTCAGGACCTTCGTCGCGGTGGTCGAAACCGGCAGTATAACGCTGGCCGGCCGGCAGGTCGGACGCACCCAGCCGGCGATCACGCACCAGATGCAGCGCCTGGAAAAGGCGCTCGCCAAACCGCTCTTTCAGGAGGATCGCCGCCACCTCACCCTGACCCGGGAGGGGGAGATGCTGCTGGGCTATGCGCGAACCCTGCTCGGTCTCAACGACGAGATCCGCGAGCGCTTCGAGGCGCCCGATATCACCGGCCATGTCCGCCTCGGCGTGCCCGATCTCTACGCGGCCTTCCTGCTGCCCTCGGTCCTGAGCGGCTTCTCGCGGGCCTATCCGCAGGTCGAGATCGAACTGCGGTGTTCGCGCAGCGTGAACCTCCACGCGGCGCTCCAGCATGAGGAGATCGACATCGCGCTGATGACGCGCCAGCCGGAATTCGGCAGGGGCACGGCCGTGCGCGAGGAGCCGCTGGTCTGGGTGGCCGCGCGCGACTACGTCGTCACGTCGAACGAAGCCCTGCCCCTCGCGCTGCTCCCGGCCGGAAGTGTCTATCGACAGTACGCTCTCGATGCGCTCGGCCAGATCGGGCGGTCCTGGAACATCGCCGCCGTCAGCGACAGCATCGCCGGGCTGCAGGCGGCCGTCTATGCGGGGCTGGCCGTCTCGGCCTTCCCGCTCTGTGCGCTCTGCCCCAAGGTCCGCCGGCTCGGCCGCAGCGACGGCCTGCCCGACATGCCTCATCTTGAGATCGTTCTGCAGCGCAAGCCCAGCGGAATCACGCCCGCCGCCGAGCACCTCGCCGAATACATGGTCGCCGGAATTGGAAGTCTTGGACGCTGA
- a CDS encoding MFS transporter, which yields MLRLVRFKATDRVLLIICLMYLVTYIDRVNIGTAAPAMQKELGLTNFELGLAFSAFAYPYAFFQIAGGWLGDRLGPRKTLLICGAIWSAATIAIGFVEGAMSLVIARFVLGVGEGSAFPTATRALANWMAADRRGFAQGITHAFARLGNALTPPLIAFLIVALSWRDSFVIVGLISFAWVALWFWYFRDDPREHKDVTPEEIAVLPKVKIAGERPPVPWRRLLKRMLPVTMTDFCYGWTLWLFLNWIPSYFLHQYQLDIKKSAIFASGVFFAGVVGDTVGGVVSDRILKKTGSVSKARVSVIVVGFLGAFLFMLPVLFVTDLVTITLCLSAAFFFAELIVAPIWAVPMDIAPQHSGTASGFMNFGFGLAGMISPVVFGAVIDATGRWDLPFVASLGLLLLGAVLALRMRPDEPFLDEVEPAPPVATGPAAVRPSA from the coding sequence ATGCTGAGGCTTGTTCGCTTCAAAGCCACAGACCGCGTGCTGCTGATCATCTGCCTGATGTACCTGGTCACCTATATCGATCGGGTCAATATCGGCACAGCCGCACCGGCGATGCAGAAGGAACTCGGACTCACCAATTTCGAGCTCGGCCTGGCCTTCTCCGCCTTCGCCTATCCCTACGCTTTCTTTCAGATCGCCGGCGGCTGGCTCGGTGATCGTCTCGGTCCCCGCAAGACCCTGCTGATCTGCGGCGCGATCTGGTCGGCGGCCACGATCGCCATCGGCTTCGTCGAAGGCGCGATGTCGCTGGTCATCGCCCGCTTCGTCCTCGGGGTCGGCGAGGGATCGGCCTTCCCGACCGCGACGCGGGCCCTGGCGAACTGGATGGCGGCCGACCGGCGCGGCTTTGCCCAAGGGATCACCCACGCCTTCGCCCGCCTCGGCAACGCGCTGACGCCACCACTCATCGCCTTCCTCATCGTCGCGCTCTCCTGGCGCGACTCGTTCGTGATCGTCGGCCTGATCAGCTTCGCTTGGGTCGCTCTCTGGTTCTGGTACTTCCGGGACGATCCGCGCGAGCACAAGGATGTCACGCCGGAGGAGATCGCCGTCCTGCCGAAGGTGAAGATCGCGGGCGAGCGCCCGCCCGTGCCGTGGCGGCGCCTTCTCAAACGCATGTTGCCGGTGACGATGACGGACTTCTGCTATGGCTGGACGCTGTGGCTGTTCCTCAACTGGATCCCCTCCTACTTCCTTCACCAGTACCAGCTCGACATCAAGAAATCGGCGATCTTCGCGTCAGGCGTGTTCTTCGCCGGCGTGGTCGGCGATACGGTCGGGGGCGTCGTCAGCGACCGCATCCTGAAGAAGACCGGCAGCGTCTCGAAGGCCCGCGTCAGCGTGATCGTGGTCGGCTTTCTCGGCGCCTTCCTGTTCATGCTGCCGGTGCTGTTCGTAACCGATCTCGTCACCATCACGCTGTGCCTGTCCGCCGCCTTCTTCTTCGCGGAGTTGATCGTCGCGCCGATCTGGGCCGTGCCGATGGACATCGCGCCCCAGCACTCGGGCACCGCTTCCGGCTTCATGAACTTCGGCTTCGGCCTCGCCGGAATGATCTCGCCGGTGGTGTTCGGCGCGGTGATCGATGCAACCGGCCGCTGGGACCTTCCGTTCGTCGCCTCCCTCGGTCTTCTCCTTCTCGGCGCCGTGCTGGCCCTGCGCATGCGGCCGGACGAGCCCTTCCTCGACGAGGTCGAGCCAGCCCCGCCCGTCGCCACGGGTCCGGCGGCGGTCAGGCCCAGCGCCTGA
- a CDS encoding aldehyde dehydrogenase family protein has product MPVIGLKVPERPLDPREQAPTPSSRSEPDSVDAVMERARAAQGAFASVDQETADAAVRALAWSLYNPDHAREVAELAVQDTGLGNVADKVRKKQRKTFGTLRDLLRAPSVGVIERDEAKGLVKYAKPMGVIGAVTPSTNPGATPVNKAMMAVKGRNAIVIAPSPLGYRTTARIVDLMRRELAAIGLPEDLVQILPAPITKDSTEALMKACDLVVVTGSQDNVRRAYSSGTPAIGVGAGNVPVIIDETADLDAAAERIRDSKIFDNSTSCSSENAVVIVDAVYDAAVAALEQAGAYLCTPEERRRVIERLWVKGKLNRDLIARDAEVLAGAFGLPAQAHAKSFFLVEESGVGKAYPLSGEKLALVLTVYRASDFAAAKERVREILEHQGKGHSCGLHTTDMDRARELAEDLEVVRVLVNFAHTFGNGGGFNSGLGFTLSMGCGSWQKNSISENLSYRHMLNITHLVTPIPEDKPTEMELFGPHWKRIGHEAGQAEAAR; this is encoded by the coding sequence ATGCCCGTCATCGGCCTCAAGGTCCCCGAACGCCCGCTCGACCCGCGCGAACAGGCTCCAACGCCTTCAAGCCGGAGCGAACCGGACTCTGTCGATGCCGTGATGGAGCGGGCGAGGGCGGCGCAGGGCGCCTTCGCTTCAGTCGATCAGGAGACCGCGGACGCCGCGGTGAGGGCCCTGGCCTGGTCCCTCTACAATCCCGACCATGCTCGCGAAGTGGCCGAACTCGCCGTGCAGGATACCGGGCTCGGCAATGTCGCCGACAAGGTTCGCAAGAAGCAGCGCAAGACCTTCGGGACCCTGCGCGACCTCCTGCGCGCGCCGTCCGTCGGCGTGATCGAGCGGGACGAGGCGAAGGGACTCGTCAAATACGCCAAGCCGATGGGCGTGATCGGCGCGGTGACGCCCTCGACCAATCCGGGCGCGACGCCGGTCAACAAGGCGATGATGGCGGTCAAGGGGCGCAATGCCATCGTCATCGCTCCGTCCCCGCTCGGCTACCGCACCACGGCCCGCATCGTCGACCTGATGCGCCGAGAACTCGCCGCGATCGGTCTGCCGGAGGATCTCGTGCAGATCCTGCCCGCGCCGATCACGAAGGACTCAACCGAGGCGCTGATGAAGGCCTGCGACCTCGTCGTGGTGACGGGCTCGCAGGACAACGTCCGCCGCGCCTATTCGAGCGGAACGCCGGCCATCGGCGTGGGGGCCGGCAACGTGCCGGTGATCATCGACGAGACCGCCGACCTCGACGCGGCGGCCGAGCGGATCCGCGACTCGAAAATCTTCGACAATTCGACCTCCTGTTCCTCGGAGAACGCCGTCGTCATCGTCGATGCGGTCTACGATGCGGCTGTCGCCGCGCTGGAGCAGGCCGGCGCCTATCTCTGCACGCCAGAGGAGCGCCGGCGCGTGATCGAGCGGCTCTGGGTCAAGGGCAAGCTCAACCGCGATCTCATCGCCCGCGATGCCGAGGTGCTGGCCGGGGCCTTCGGCCTACCGGCGCAAGCCCACGCGAAAAGCTTCTTCCTCGTGGAGGAGAGCGGGGTCGGCAAGGCCTATCCGCTCTCGGGCGAGAAGCTCGCCCTCGTGCTGACCGTCTACCGCGCGAGCGACTTCGCGGCGGCCAAGGAACGGGTGCGCGAGATCTTGGAGCACCAGGGCAAGGGCCATTCCTGCGGCCTGCACACCACGGACATGGACCGCGCCCGCGAACTGGCGGAGGACCTGGAGGTCGTGCGGGTGCTCGTGAACTTCGCCCACACCTTCGGCAACGGCGGCGGCTTCAATTCCGGCCTCGGCTTCACCCTCAGCATGGGCTGCGGCTCCTGGCAGAAGAACTCGATCTCCGAGAACCTGAGCTATCGCCACATGCTCAACATCACCCACCTCGTCACGCCGATCCCCGAGGACAAGCCGACCGAGATGGAGCTGTTCGGACCGCACTGGAAGCGGATCGGTCACGAAGCCGGACAGGCGGAGGCCGCACGATGA
- a CDS encoding ATP-grasp domain-containing protein yields the protein MNFLEHVAKASVLAPAGIPVPRAVLCRTPEEAQAAFAEIGPCMVKAQVPTGKRGKAGGIKPANSAEEARGVAERILGMRIDDHAVGSVLLEEQARIAREFYAAVLLDTAGRCPLVLFSTEGGMDIEEVVATRPDALRRHRIDPEAGFDKAAAHALLSGLDLAGAEDQIAGILAALYATSVRVDAELIEINPLAVLADGRAVALDCKLTLDDSAAFRQADLAGEAAEEPMTDLEREGAANGLKFIQLDGDVGVLANGAGLTMTTMDVISHCGGRPANFLEIGGEAYTKSEAALKLVLSNPGVKSLVVNFCGAFARTDVMAEGVVTAWKRLAPDIPVFFSIHGTGEDEAVRLVRDGLGQEPFDLMEDAVQAAVEAAHAATRSTASGGAAR from the coding sequence ATGAATTTCCTGGAGCACGTCGCCAAGGCGAGCGTCCTCGCGCCCGCCGGCATCCCTGTCCCGCGCGCGGTCCTGTGCCGGACGCCGGAGGAGGCGCAGGCCGCCTTCGCGGAAATCGGCCCCTGCATGGTCAAGGCCCAGGTGCCAACCGGCAAGCGCGGCAAGGCCGGCGGCATCAAGCCGGCGAATTCGGCGGAGGAGGCGCGCGGCGTCGCCGAGCGCATCCTCGGCATGCGCATCGACGACCACGCGGTCGGCTCGGTCCTGCTGGAAGAGCAGGCTCGGATCGCGCGCGAATTCTACGCGGCTGTTCTGCTCGACACCGCGGGCCGGTGCCCGCTGGTCCTCTTCTCCACGGAGGGCGGGATGGACATCGAGGAGGTCGTCGCGACGCGGCCCGATGCGCTGCGTCGACACCGCATCGATCCCGAGGCCGGCTTCGACAAGGCGGCCGCCCATGCGCTGCTGTCCGGCCTCGACCTCGCAGGCGCCGAGGATCAAATCGCCGGGATCCTGGCGGCGCTCTACGCGACGAGCGTCCGGGTCGATGCGGAGCTGATCGAGATCAATCCGCTCGCCGTTCTGGCTGACGGGCGGGCCGTCGCCCTCGACTGCAAGCTGACGCTCGACGACTCGGCCGCCTTCCGCCAGGCCGATCTCGCCGGGGAGGCGGCGGAAGAGCCGATGACCGACCTCGAGCGGGAGGGCGCGGCCAACGGCCTCAAGTTCATCCAGCTCGATGGCGATGTCGGCGTGCTGGCCAACGGCGCGGGGCTGACGATGACGACGATGGACGTCATCAGCCATTGCGGCGGGCGCCCGGCGAACTTCCTTGAGATCGGCGGCGAGGCCTACACCAAGTCGGAAGCCGCGCTGAAGCTGGTCCTGTCCAATCCCGGGGTCAAAAGCCTCGTCGTGAACTTCTGTGGCGCCTTCGCCCGCACCGACGTGATGGCCGAAGGCGTCGTCACCGCCTGGAAGCGGCTCGCCCCGGACATCCCCGTCTTCTTCTCGATCCACGGGACCGGGGAGGACGAGGCCGTGCGCCTCGTGCGCGACGGCCTCGGCCAGGAGCCCTTCGATCTGATGGAGGATGCCGTCCAGGCCGCCGTCGAGGCGGCACACGCGGCAACACGTTCGACAGCAAGCGGGGGAGCCGCACGATGA
- a CDS encoding CoA-binding protein produces the protein MIIYRRSARVLVQGITGKQGTFWTEKMMECGTQVVAGVNPKRAGEHHLGVPVYATAKAAMAESPFEAAVMFIPPAMAREAALDAIHAGAKTVVILTEHIPALDVIAIHHAAAQHGTRIIGPNTAGIVTPGEGFVGIMPGHNPNIFQPGEIGVISRSGSLGTLICLNLTRAGLGQSVFLGIGGDPMIGTTTRDALQALDQDPRTRAVVLVGEIGGAMEEAAAEYAAGMSKSVVSFIAGRASPPGKKMGHAGAIVSGSMGSYEGKRRALEAAGVAVADTPAEIPSLLGLGHSQSGPAVHALSA, from the coding sequence ATGATCATCTACCGCCGGTCCGCCCGCGTGCTCGTCCAGGGCATCACGGGCAAGCAGGGCACCTTCTGGACCGAGAAGATGATGGAGTGCGGCACGCAGGTCGTCGCCGGGGTCAATCCGAAGCGGGCGGGCGAGCATCATCTCGGAGTGCCGGTCTACGCCACGGCCAAGGCCGCCATGGCCGAGAGCCCGTTCGAGGCGGCGGTGATGTTCATCCCGCCGGCTATGGCCCGCGAGGCCGCCCTCGATGCGATTCATGCCGGGGCAAAAACCGTCGTCATCCTGACCGAGCACATCCCGGCCCTCGACGTCATCGCGATTCACCACGCGGCGGCGCAGCACGGGACCCGCATCATCGGGCCGAACACCGCCGGCATCGTCACGCCGGGGGAAGGGTTCGTCGGCATCATGCCGGGGCACAACCCGAACATCTTCCAGCCCGGCGAAATCGGCGTGATCTCGCGCTCGGGCAGCCTCGGGACGCTGATCTGCCTCAACCTCACCCGAGCGGGCCTCGGCCAGTCGGTCTTCCTCGGGATCGGGGGCGATCCGATGATCGGCACGACGACGCGCGACGCCCTCCAGGCGCTCGACCAGGATCCGCGGACCCGCGCAGTGGTGCTCGTCGGCGAGATCGGCGGCGCGATGGAAGAGGCGGCCGCGGAATACGCGGCCGGCATGTCGAAGTCCGTCGTGTCCTTCATCGCGGGGCGCGCCTCGCCGCCCGGCAAGAAGATGGGGCATGCCGGCGCGATCGTGTCAGGATCCATGGGGAGCTACGAGGGAAAACGCCGCGCGCTCGAAGCGGCGGGCGTCGCCGTCGCCGATACCCCGGCCGAGATCCCAAGCCTGCTCGGCCTCGGCCACAGCCAGTCCGGGCCGGCCGTCCACGCCCTCTCGGCCTGA
- a CDS encoding DegT/DnrJ/EryC1/StrS family aminotransferase, whose product MRAAPLDPTPEADSLPSLASRGELPVQATLRRLEQEFARTLDTAPQIIPQAASEAEGAADPIYVTRPFLPPLEEFEPLLRQIWQTRILTNGGPFHQELEARLSDHLGVPQVALFNNATTALIMALRALDLTGEVITTPYSFVATSHALLWSGLTPVFVDIDPVTLNLDPARIEAAITPRTSAILPVHCYGQPCDVEAIAGIAARHGLKVIYDAAHAFGVCHRGQSVLNHGDLSVLSFHATKVFNTFEGGAIVCADPAMKDRIDKLKNFGFEDEISVIETGLNGKMSELNAALGLVQLRHIGTVLARRQAIDAAYRQGLQGIPGIRCLDFAGEGAANYAYFPILVGPDYPTGRDALYDALKRDGIHPRRYFHPLICDHPMYRTLPSARREDLPVAALAADRVLCLPIYPDLDPAIVARIVRRIARP is encoded by the coding sequence ATGCGAGCCGCGCCGCTTGATCCGACACCCGAGGCAGACAGCCTCCCGTCGCTCGCTTCTCGGGGTGAGCTTCCCGTGCAGGCAACACTGCGCCGGCTGGAGCAGGAATTCGCACGGACCCTCGACACCGCCCCGCAGATCATTCCTCAGGCGGCCTCGGAGGCAGAGGGCGCGGCCGATCCGATCTACGTCACCCGACCGTTCCTGCCGCCGCTCGAAGAGTTCGAGCCGCTGCTACGGCAGATCTGGCAGACGCGGATCCTGACCAATGGCGGCCCGTTCCATCAAGAGCTGGAAGCACGCCTGAGCGACCATCTCGGCGTGCCGCAGGTCGCCCTGTTCAACAACGCGACGACCGCGCTGATCATGGCCCTACGGGCGCTCGACCTCACGGGCGAGGTGATCACGACGCCCTATTCCTTCGTCGCGACCTCGCACGCCCTGCTCTGGAGCGGGCTCACCCCCGTCTTCGTCGACATCGACCCGGTGACCCTCAACCTCGATCCCGCCCGGATCGAAGCCGCGATCACCCCGCGCACCAGCGCGATCCTGCCGGTCCATTGCTACGGCCAGCCCTGCGACGTCGAGGCGATCGCAGGCATCGCCGCCCGACATGGTCTGAAGGTGATCTACGACGCCGCCCACGCCTTCGGCGTGTGCCATCGCGGGCAAAGCGTGCTGAACCACGGCGACCTGTCGGTCTTGAGCTTCCACGCCACCAAGGTATTCAACACCTTCGAGGGCGGCGCCATCGTCTGCGCCGATCCGGCGATGAAGGACCGGATCGACAAGCTCAAGAACTTCGGGTTCGAAGACGAGATTTCCGTGATCGAAACGGGCCTGAACGGCAAGATGAGCGAGCTGAATGCGGCGCTTGGCCTCGTCCAGCTTCGGCACATCGGCACGGTGCTGGCGCGGCGGCAGGCGATCGACGCGGCCTACCGGCAGGGATTGCAGGGCATTCCCGGCATCCGCTGCCTGGACTTCGCCGGGGAAGGCGCGGCCAACTACGCCTATTTCCCGATCCTGGTCGGCCCCGATTACCCGACCGGCCGCGACGCGCTCTACGACGCGCTCAAGCGCGACGGCATCCACCCGCGGCGCTACTTCCATCCCCTGATCTGCGACCACCCGATGTACCGGACCCTGCCGAGCGCCCGGCGCGAGGATCTGCCCGTGGCGGCCCTGGCGGCCGACCGGGTGCTCTGCCTGCCGATCTATCCCGACCTCGATCCCGCCATCGTCGCCCGGATCGTCCGGCGGATCGCCCGGCCCTGA
- a CDS encoding recombinase family protein, whose product MSSDRFVSYLRPALSGQGATQTALVSQRAAIDRHLARRGRLAAECVEWGPDASDAERPALCEALALCGRHGATLLMAELGASSQDPGFLRALSRDLRRLDLHFAVADSPEVSEATLGIMAAVAEAEDRLGVRRTPETLARRRAFYARFTAERRARAPADRAGASLAAPRPLAESLGRGETLPRSRERAEEVAPILSEIRAAGALTLEQVANALNALGIPSARGSRWYPMQVTRIEKRLAGVG is encoded by the coding sequence ATGTCCTCAGACCGCTTTGTTTCCTACCTCCGTCCCGCCCTTTCGGGACAGGGAGCGACGCAAACCGCTCTGGTATCGCAGCGCGCCGCGATCGACCGCCACCTCGCAAGGCGCGGCCGGCTCGCTGCCGAGTGCGTCGAGTGGGGGCCCGACGCGTCCGATGCGGAGCGGCCGGCTCTGTGCGAGGCGCTGGCCCTGTGCGGCCGCCACGGCGCGACGCTTCTCATGGCGGAACTCGGGGCTTCAAGCCAGGATCCGGGCTTCCTGCGCGCTCTGAGCCGTGATCTGCGCCGTCTGGACCTGCACTTCGCCGTCGCCGACAGCCCGGAGGTCAGCGAGGCGACCCTCGGCATCATGGCCGCGGTGGCGGAGGCCGAGGACAGGCTCGGGGTGCGCCGCACCCCCGAGACGCTGGCCCGCCGCCGCGCGTTCTACGCGCGCTTCACCGCCGAGCGCCGTGCGCGGGCGCCGGCCGACCGGGCCGGCGCATCGCTCGCCGCCCCACGCCCTCTGGCGGAAAGTCTGGGGCGGGGCGAGACCCTGCCGCGGAGCCGGGAGCGGGCGGAGGAAGTGGCGCCGATCCTCAGCGAGATCCGCGCCGCGGGCGCGCTGACGCTGGAGCAGGTCGCCAACGCCCTCAATGCCTTGGGCATTCCCTCGGCGCGGGGAAGCCGCTGGTACCCGATGCAGGTGACGCGGATCGAGAAGCGCCTCGCCGGCGTGGGGTGA
- a CDS encoding substrate-binding domain-containing protein: protein MNSSSDEMAVSVVLGLGGTIRIGASALTVSDLTVMFDAITRTGSVQGFADALGLSYRAAWARLQAYETALGRPLVRKTRGHGTALTEFGAALADAFTGAATALEAGLGRETRAIEHRLRRLMSGGAGKLTLAASHDPLLVEVLTEAMSGEPGAERGVELSVTGSSAAVQRLLDGGADAAGFHCGALAPEAAGAPFSAINAGAGLMLHPLFEREQGLLLAPGNPRGIRMLADLTAPGLRYVNRQKGSGTRDWFDRMLAQAGLPAAAIHGYTVEEFTHQAVAAVIACGAADAGLGVRAAAERLGLDFLSVGWETYYLAASRSLASPALDALVAAARRRASRTPGYRAVAADL from the coding sequence ATGAACTCATCTTCCGATGAGATGGCCGTCTCCGTCGTCCTCGGCTTGGGTGGCACGATCCGGATCGGCGCGAGCGCGCTCACGGTGTCCGACCTGACGGTGATGTTCGACGCGATCACGCGGACCGGCTCGGTGCAGGGCTTCGCCGACGCCCTCGGCCTGTCCTATCGCGCGGCCTGGGCGCGTCTCCAGGCCTACGAGACGGCGCTCGGCCGGCCCCTGGTGCGCAAGACACGTGGCCACGGCACCGCTCTGACGGAGTTTGGGGCCGCCTTGGCGGACGCCTTCACCGGCGCCGCAACGGCCTTGGAGGCCGGCCTCGGCCGCGAGACCCGCGCCATCGAGCATCGCCTGCGCCGTCTCATGAGCGGCGGGGCTGGAAAGCTGACACTGGCCGCGAGCCACGATCCGTTGCTGGTCGAGGTTCTGACCGAGGCGATGAGCGGGGAACCGGGTGCAGAGAGGGGCGTCGAACTCTCCGTGACGGGCAGTAGCGCGGCGGTGCAGCGCCTCCTCGACGGCGGGGCCGATGCGGCGGGCTTCCATTGCGGGGCCCTCGCGCCGGAAGCGGCGGGCGCTCCGTTTTCCGCGATCAATGCCGGCGCCGGTCTCATGCTGCACCCCCTGTTCGAGCGCGAGCAGGGCCTGCTGCTGGCCCCCGGCAACCCGCGCGGCATCCGCATGCTGGCCGACCTGACCGCGCCCGGCCTGCGCTACGTCAACCGCCAGAAGGGATCGGGCACGCGGGACTGGTTCGACCGCATGCTGGCGCAGGCCGGCCTGCCGGCTGCCGCGATCCACGGCTACACGGTCGAGGAGTTCACCCATCAGGCGGTCGCGGCGGTCATCGCCTGCGGCGCGGCGGATGCGGGCCTCGGTGTCCGGGCGGCGGCCGAACGGCTCGGACTCGATTTCCTCTCCGTCGGCTGGGAGACCTATTATCTCGCCGCCAGCCGCTCCCTCGCCAGCCCGGCGCTCGACGCCCTCGTCGCCGCAGCGAGACGGCGCGCAAGTCGAACCCCCGGCTACCGCGCCGTCGCCGCGGATCTTTGA